One part of the Thermodesulfobacterium commune DSM 2178 genome encodes these proteins:
- a CDS encoding alginate export family protein — MRKALFSFLFLWFLLLTPGFGLGLDHEFGGSVRLRYELWDNIVSMGYQNLTKNTNKDRNFFRLRIQAWDKITFNNSTSLYVRLATEPKYHMGPNYLILKDNQERRHFDQDEIFVDNLYIDLKKPFGLPVNFRIGRQDFLGKDMYGEGFLISEGTPNDGSRSFYFNALKATLLFSPKHTVDLVFVSNPQRDVYLPVIHPSYDDGKNINYIEHKKRLTASNERGFWVYGRHTLSEALKVEPYYIYKKEEKSQVISTSSYIHTVGFRAVYKIGSYTLRGEIAKQWGEYHNDTDRSGLGGYVFLTRKFEKCPVKPEVEIGYVYLSGDDPKTKKNEGFNPLFSRAPLWNELLFYTYIYETSSKGGPIPGYWTNLKAPMITVKLQPFTNTEFKISYQKLLADEKATSTPKDMFGNGKNRGDLLALLLSHKFNKNLSGFLQYEVLNPGDFYYDHSLTANFFRVQLLYQF; from the coding sequence ATGAGAAAGGCTCTGTTTAGCTTTTTATTTCTTTGGTTTTTGCTGCTAACCCCAGGATTTGGGTTGGGTTTGGACCACGAATTTGGAGGCTCTGTAAGGCTGCGTTATGAGTTATGGGACAACATAGTGTCTATGGGATATCAAAATCTCACAAAGAATACCAATAAAGACCGTAATTTTTTTAGACTCAGAATACAGGCTTGGGATAAAATTACCTTTAACAACTCTACCTCCCTTTATGTAAGATTAGCTACAGAACCTAAGTATCACATGGGACCAAATTATCTGATCCTAAAGGATAATCAAGAAAGAAGGCATTTTGACCAGGATGAAATCTTTGTAGACAATCTGTATATAGACCTTAAAAAACCTTTCGGCTTACCTGTTAACTTTAGGATTGGGAGACAAGATTTTCTTGGAAAAGATATGTACGGAGAAGGCTTTTTGATTTCAGAAGGAACCCCTAACGATGGCTCAAGGTCCTTTTACTTTAATGCTTTGAAAGCTACCTTACTTTTTAGCCCCAAACACACGGTAGACTTGGTTTTTGTCTCAAACCCTCAAAGGGATGTCTATCTTCCGGTAATCCATCCTTCTTATGATGACGGAAAAAATATAAATTATATAGAACATAAAAAAAGGCTTACAGCGTCTAACGAAAGAGGTTTTTGGGTTTATGGAAGGCATACTCTTTCTGAGGCTTTAAAAGTAGAGCCCTATTACATCTACAAAAAAGAGGAAAAATCTCAGGTAATAAGCACATCAAGTTATATCCATACTGTAGGATTTAGGGCGGTTTACAAAATCGGCAGCTATACGTTAAGAGGTGAGATTGCCAAACAATGGGGAGAATACCACAACGATACCGACAGGTCTGGCCTTGGAGGATATGTCTTTTTAACTAGAAAGTTTGAAAAATGTCCTGTAAAGCCTGAAGTAGAAATAGGTTATGTCTATCTTTCAGGAGATGACCCTAAGACCAAGAAAAACGAAGGATTTAACCCACTTTTTTCCCGTGCCCCTCTTTGGAACGAACTTCTCTTTTATACCTACATCTATGAAACCTCCTCTAAAGGTGGGCCCATTCCAGGATACTGGACTAACCTAAAGGCTCCGATGATTACCGTAAAATTACAGCCCTTTACAAACACTGAGTTTAAAATAAGCTATCAAAAACTTTTAGCAGACGAAAAGGCTACCTCTACTCCTAAGGATATGTTTGGAAACGGTAAAAACAGGGGGGATCTTTTAGCCTTACTTTTAAGCCATAAGTTTAACAAAAACCTCTCTGGCTTCTTACAGTATGAGGTTTTAAACCCTGGAGATTTTTACTACGACCATTCTCTTACCGCAAACTTCTTTAGAGTTCAACTTCTCTACCAGTTTTAA
- a CDS encoding molybdopterin molybdotransferase MoeA: MLDKQYLSLKEALNLLLDKVPFKNLSIEEIPIEEAYFRVSAEDIFSPEDLPGFRRSTVDGFAVRAQDTFGAKDTMPAYLMVKGEVLMGEAPSFELNPGEAAYIPTGGMLPKGADAVVMVEHVNVVSSDLIEVLKPVGPLENVILEDEDIKKGELVIPAGTKLKPHHIGGLAGLGFTKIKVVSKPKVGIILTGDEIIPHHEKVSPGKVRDINSFTLAGMIIEEGGIPVKFGIVQDDYQAIKEVVTEAHRQTDIVLITGGTSAGTKDVTAKIIEELGPPGVLFHGVSIKPGKPVIAGICNHKPVFGLPGHPVAVYICFFLFVRPVMQRLMGLSSKNYTPFVKAKMAKSIQSQAGRTDFIRVYLEEKNGELYAVPLLSKSGLIMSLVKADGLLIIPDDLLGVEKDEEVEICLC; encoded by the coding sequence ATGCTGGATAAACAATACCTATCCCTTAAAGAGGCCTTAAACCTTCTTTTAGACAAAGTCCCGTTTAAAAATCTCTCTATCGAGGAAATCCCTATAGAAGAAGCCTATTTTAGGGTCTCTGCAGAAGACATTTTTTCTCCTGAAGACCTCCCTGGGTTTAGACGTTCTACGGTAGATGGTTTTGCCGTAAGAGCTCAAGACACCTTTGGGGCTAAGGATACCATGCCTGCCTACCTCATGGTAAAAGGCGAGGTGTTGATGGGAGAAGCCCCCTCTTTTGAGTTAAACCCAGGAGAGGCAGCTTATATACCTACCGGTGGGATGCTTCCTAAGGGAGCAGATGCGGTTGTGATGGTAGAACATGTAAACGTAGTATCCTCAGACCTGATAGAGGTTTTAAAACCAGTAGGTCCTTTAGAAAACGTTATCTTGGAAGATGAAGATATTAAAAAAGGAGAGCTTGTTATCCCTGCAGGAACCAAACTTAAACCTCATCATATAGGAGGTCTTGCAGGGTTAGGCTTTACTAAAATAAAGGTGGTCTCAAAACCTAAAGTAGGAATTATTCTTACCGGAGACGAGATCATCCCTCATCATGAAAAGGTGTCTCCGGGGAAAGTTAGAGACATAAACTCCTTTACCTTAGCAGGAATGATTATAGAAGAAGGTGGTATACCTGTTAAGTTTGGTATAGTTCAAGATGACTATCAAGCCATAAAAGAGGTGGTTACCGAAGCCCACCGTCAAACAGACATAGTGCTTATTACCGGTGGGACCAGTGCAGGGACCAAAGACGTAACCGCTAAAATAATAGAAGAACTTGGTCCTCCAGGGGTTCTTTTTCATGGGGTCTCTATAAAACCAGGCAAACCTGTTATCGCCGGGATATGCAACCATAAACCTGTATTTGGATTGCCAGGACATCCTGTAGCCGTATACATCTGCTTTTTTCTTTTTGTTAGACCTGTTATGCAAAGATTGATGGGATTATCCTCTAAAAACTATACCCCTTTTGTCAAAGCTAAAATGGCTAAAAGTATCCAATCTCAAGCAGGTAGAACTGACTTTATCCGGGTTTATCTTGAGGAAAAAAACGGAGAACTTTACGCCGTCCCTCTTCTTTCTAAATCAGGGCTTATTATGTCGTTGGTTAAAGCTGATGGATTGCTAATCATCCCTGATGACCTCCTTGGAGTAGAAAAAGACGAAGAAGTAGAAATCTGTCTTTGCTAA
- a CDS encoding NifB/NifX family molybdenum-iron cluster-binding protein, with the protein MKILITLEKDHVAPRFDLTREVLIAENKGEKVRTVILPRSSPEELCSFILAENVDLVVCGGIEETYYQYLLWKKIRVIDRVIGPAKEVLKRVIENNLKEGEIVK; encoded by the coding sequence ATGAAAATATTGATTACTCTAGAAAAAGACCATGTAGCCCCAAGGTTTGACCTTACCAGAGAAGTACTTATCGCAGAAAACAAAGGGGAAAAAGTAAGGACAGTTATTCTGCCACGTTCTTCTCCTGAAGAACTTTGCAGTTTTATTTTAGCAGAAAACGTTGACCTTGTAGTTTGCGGGGGGATAGAAGAAACTTATTATCAGTATCTTTTATGGAAAAAGATAAGAGTAATAGATAGGGTCATAGGCCCTGCAAAGGAAGTCTTAAAAAGAGTTATCGAAAATAATTTAAAAGAAGGAGAAATCGTAAAATAA
- a CDS encoding sigma-54 interaction domain-containing protein: MKAKYNESFIKIKDILEAIPYGTAFLDENFRVVFINSFLEALTGYKSEEVKGLDINQIIKTNVFKELIARLRKEEKFSIEGDIINVHRRKIPVKITVTSLSQGKNRWFMLVLEDLSLLKDKSLFLPQFGMDFILGNSPAILKIKEMLPIFANSNATLLIEGETGTGKDLLAEVIHKLSPRANHPFIKVNCGALPEPLLESELFGHVKGAFTGANADKPGMIKLANGGTLFLTEIGDLPFTLQVKLLTFLDDKEFYPLGSSQKVKVDVRVIVATNKNLRQMVKEGKFREDLFYRLNVLKVQLPPLRERGDDILILADYFLKEFSEKAHKKIKGFSEQVLKVLRSYKYPGNIRELKNIVEYAVHVCSDELITEKHLPEYLFTAIKEEEEDQQQTLAKDWSAIRTQKIESFTWAEIEKKRIIDALTSCRGKKTEAAKMLGWARSTLWRKLKKYGLA, from the coding sequence ATGAAGGCCAAGTATAATGAATCTTTTATAAAAATTAAAGATATTTTAGAAGCAATCCCTTATGGAACTGCTTTTTTAGACGAAAACTTTCGGGTGGTATTTATAAATTCATTTTTAGAAGCTTTAACCGGATACAAGTCTGAGGAAGTTAAAGGGTTAGATATAAATCAAATAATAAAAACCAACGTTTTTAAAGAATTAATAGCTAGGTTAAGAAAAGAAGAAAAATTTTCGATAGAAGGAGACATAATAAACGTTCACCGACGCAAAATACCGGTAAAGATTACTGTAACGAGCCTTTCTCAAGGAAAAAATAGATGGTTCATGTTGGTGCTTGAAGATCTTTCACTTTTAAAGGACAAATCTCTTTTCTTGCCTCAATTTGGAATGGATTTCATTTTAGGCAACAGCCCGGCTATTTTAAAAATAAAAGAAATGTTACCTATTTTTGCGAACTCTAACGCCACTCTCTTGATAGAGGGAGAAACAGGCACAGGAAAAGATTTGTTAGCAGAGGTAATACATAAACTTTCTCCGAGGGCAAACCATCCTTTCATCAAAGTAAATTGTGGGGCTCTTCCGGAGCCTCTGTTAGAGTCAGAACTTTTTGGCCACGTAAAAGGTGCCTTTACCGGAGCTAATGCTGACAAACCAGGAATGATAAAATTAGCCAATGGAGGGACTCTTTTCCTTACAGAAATAGGAGACCTACCCTTTACCCTTCAGGTAAAACTACTAACTTTTTTAGACGATAAAGAGTTTTATCCGTTAGGTAGTTCCCAAAAAGTAAAAGTAGACGTAAGGGTGATTGTGGCAACCAATAAAAATTTAAGACAGATGGTTAAAGAGGGAAAATTTAGAGAAGATTTGTTTTATAGACTGAATGTGTTAAAAGTACAACTTCCCCCTCTTAGAGAAAGGGGAGATGACATATTGATTTTAGCTGACTATTTTCTCAAAGAATTTTCTGAAAAAGCTCATAAAAAAATCAAAGGCTTTTCGGAACAAGTTTTAAAGGTGCTAAGGTCTTATAAATACCCTGGAAACATAAGAGAGCTAAAAAACATAGTGGAATATGCTGTTCATGTTTGTTCAGATGAATTGATTACAGAAAAACATCTCCCAGAATATTTATTTACTGCCATAAAAGAAGAGGAAGAAGACCAACAACAAACTTTAGCTAAAGATTGGTCTGCTATAAGAACTCAAAAAATTGAAAGTTTTACCTGGGCTGAGATCGAAAAAAAAAGAATTATTGATGCGTTGACAAGTTGTAGGGGTAAGAAGACTGAAGCAGCTAAAATGCTTGGTTGGGCAAGAAGTACCCTTTGGAGAAAGTTAAAAAAATACGGGTTAGCCTAA
- a CDS encoding sensor histidine kinase, which translates to MFSKTIVSKIIALIEKYHPFTFNLKYFQITISFVMLFLLTIALMFGWFSTRKIREIVIEDFNQQQLMLAKHAASQIENSIELLERELTLFSLSPAIQYSEKPALLNRMNITFLSVKYEGVKEIKFIEAKTGKIYKVMENPNYVIEKCDSEDKKFLKWAALPSNKGEILFSEIVRCPNTPEENPPKLIMKMVTPVWQVSIDESHPVATNLFSGALVFTVDVTYLVGKVAFNIRSGKTGYAWVISNKGIFLYHEEKSFIGQNAFEARKGKKPTIAFTRINEIQREKMLKGEEGKSWYISGWHRGVEGEIKKLIAYAPIRLKEKPEPLIWSIAVVAPISEVEGAIKTIHFQQLILQGIVIVIILSVGLFINFILVTWSNILEKEVAKKTAELRKSEERYRSLIENAEDIIFTANLKGEILSINTFGKNFLNRPELEIIGKSIVEVFVPDGEILMASIKKIFETGESQQVIHKIVVDDKDFWFNTNLRGLKDEKGNIYSVLGISRNITERRKLEEQSYYTEKLAALGTLAAGVAHEINNPIAIILGFTDILLEKVPQGSQEYEILKIIEKHATDTKRIVENLLGFVRHKEHQEQLVNINECVDTVLEIMKNMFVINNIEVRKFLQENISFVKVDPGEIQQVLFNIINNAIYVMKGGGILTVSTKDDGEWVEISISDTGCGIPKEYRHRIFDPFFTTKEVGKGTGLGLWVSYNIVKKYNGIITFVTKTKEESEQTGTTFIVKLPVAKDQTRGTKNA; encoded by the coding sequence ATGTTTTCTAAAACAATCGTAAGTAAAATAATAGCTCTAATAGAAAAATATCATCCATTTACTTTTAATCTGAAATACTTTCAAATAACCATTAGTTTTGTGATGCTTTTTCTTCTTACCATAGCGTTAATGTTTGGATGGTTTTCTACCAGGAAGATTAGAGAGATTGTGATAGAGGATTTTAACCAGCAGCAACTCATGCTTGCCAAGCATGCTGCGAGTCAAATAGAGAATTCTATAGAACTATTAGAAAGAGAACTCACCCTTTTTAGTCTTTCCCCTGCGATTCAGTATTCTGAAAAACCTGCTTTATTGAACAGAATGAACATAACTTTTTTAAGTGTAAAGTATGAGGGGGTTAAAGAGATAAAGTTTATCGAGGCTAAGACTGGTAAAATTTATAAAGTTATGGAGAACCCAAACTATGTTATAGAAAAATGTGATAGCGAAGACAAAAAATTTTTAAAATGGGCAGCCCTTCCTTCAAATAAAGGAGAAATATTATTTAGTGAAATAGTAAGATGTCCCAATACTCCCGAAGAAAACCCTCCAAAGCTTATCATGAAAATGGTAACACCGGTATGGCAGGTATCGATAGATGAATCTCACCCTGTGGCAACCAATTTGTTCTCAGGGGCTTTGGTTTTTACTGTAGACGTGACTTATTTGGTAGGTAAGGTTGCCTTTAACATAAGATCAGGAAAAACAGGATATGCATGGGTAATCTCTAACAAAGGCATTTTTCTTTATCATGAAGAAAAGTCTTTTATAGGTCAAAATGCCTTTGAGGCCCGAAAAGGCAAAAAACCAACCATAGCTTTTACAAGAATTAACGAAATCCAGAGAGAAAAAATGCTTAAAGGGGAAGAAGGAAAAAGCTGGTATATTTCAGGGTGGCATAGAGGGGTTGAAGGGGAAATAAAGAAGCTTATTGCGTACGCTCCGATAAGATTAAAAGAAAAACCGGAACCTTTAATCTGGTCTATCGCGGTGGTGGCTCCTATAAGTGAAGTAGAAGGAGCTATAAAAACCATTCATTTTCAACAACTGATTCTACAAGGAATAGTTATCGTTATCATCTTATCGGTGGGGCTTTTTATAAATTTTATTCTTGTTACCTGGTCAAACATTCTTGAAAAAGAGGTGGCTAAAAAAACCGCTGAGTTAAGAAAATCAGAAGAAAGATATAGGTCTTTGATAGAAAACGCAGAGGATATAATATTTACCGCAAATTTAAAAGGAGAAATCTTATCGATAAATACCTTTGGCAAAAATTTTTTAAACCGTCCTGAATTAGAGATAATTGGGAAAAGTATAGTAGAGGTTTTTGTCCCAGACGGAGAAATCTTGATGGCGAGTATTAAAAAAATATTTGAAACAGGAGAAAGCCAACAGGTTATTCATAAAATAGTGGTAGATGATAAAGATTTCTGGTTTAACACCAACTTGAGAGGTTTAAAAGACGAAAAAGGTAATATATATTCTGTGTTAGGTATTTCACGAAACATTACCGAACGCCGAAAGCTGGAAGAGCAAAGTTATTATACAGAAAAGTTGGCAGCCTTAGGGACTCTGGCTGCAGGTGTAGCTCATGAAATCAACAATCCTATTGCCATAATTCTCGGATTTACAGATATTTTACTTGAAAAAGTACCGCAGGGATCTCAAGAATACGAAATTTTAAAAATTATAGAAAAACACGCAACAGATACTAAAAGAATCGTAGAAAACTTGTTAGGTTTTGTTAGACATAAAGAACATCAAGAACAACTGGTTAATATTAATGAATGTGTAGACACAGTGCTTGAGATTATGAAAAACATGTTTGTTATAAATAACATTGAGGTTAGAAAATTTTTACAGGAAAATATATCGTTTGTAAAGGTAGATCCTGGTGAAATACAGCAGGTTTTGTTTAACATCATCAATAATGCTATATATGTGATGAAAGGTGGGGGAATACTTACAGTTTCTACTAAAGATGACGGAGAGTGGGTTGAAATTAGCATCTCTGATACTGGTTGTGGGATTCCTAAAGAATATAGGCATAGGATTTTTGACCCCTTTTTTACCACAAAAGAAGTGGGAAAGGGGACTGGACTTGGGTTATGGGTGTCGTATAATATAGTGAAAAAATATAATGGAATAATTACCTTTGTAACAAAAACAAAAGAAGAGTCTGAACAAACGGGCACAACTTTTATAGTAAAGTTACCGGTGGCAAAAGATCAAACAAGGGGGACAAAGAATGCCTGA
- a CDS encoding sigma-54-dependent transcriptional regulator, with the protein MPEKILIVDDEPDMLKLLSMILKEKTPYEITVTNNPVEAVELVRTGEFDVVITDLKMPGLDGLQLLEEVKKKDEDIPVIIITAYGTIDAATEALKIGAFDFITKPFKKEQILFTIEKALKWQKVQRENKMLKEKLKSQT; encoded by the coding sequence ATGCCTGAGAAGATTTTAATCGTTGATGATGAACCAGATATGCTTAAGCTTTTATCCATGATTTTAAAAGAAAAAACACCTTATGAAATTACTGTAACCAACAATCCAGTGGAAGCGGTTGAACTGGTAAGAACAGGGGAGTTTGACGTTGTCATCACCGACCTTAAAATGCCAGGACTTGATGGTCTACAACTTCTTGAAGAAGTAAAAAAGAAAGATGAAGATATTCCGGTAATCATAATCACCGCATATGGAACGATCGATGCTGCTACAGAAGCACTTAAAATAGGGGCATTTGATTTTATAACAAAACCGTTTAAAAAAGAGCAAATCTTGTTTACCATTGAGAAAGCCTTAAAATGGCAAAAAGTCCAAAGAGAAAATAAGATGCTAAAAGAAAAACTAAAATCCCAAACCTAA